In a single window of the Oncorhynchus gorbuscha isolate QuinsamMale2020 ecotype Even-year unplaced genomic scaffold, OgorEven_v1.0 Un_scaffold_968, whole genome shotgun sequence genome:
- the LOC124020889 gene encoding zinc finger protein OZF-like, protein MSSPSYSPPDEEEEEVCWTEKEGLWLNVVVKEENLEEDVTVTNVEEEEVVTVKQEVEGEAVTVKEEEEDVSVKEEEEDPIRVKEEEDVTVKEEEVAVFGVKEEKEGEITVILEEESGDLINTGERLNYRGSSGEPQQPHDAEEAETSFSRSELLKKHQQRPPGKKPNRCSDCGKSFTSSSDLKIHQRIHTGEKPYSCSDCARSFTTRSQMISHRRTHTGEKPFSCDRCGKSFAQSGNLTIHQRTHTGEKPYHCSDCGMSFTTSGGLISHQRTHTGDQCGKSFPAARNLNLVHQREHTADLTVHQRRYTVEKPYRCSDCGMSFTTSSGLISHQRIHTGEKLYHCSDCGMSFAGLDKLTIHQRLHTERTFSCDQCGKSFAAATNLTVHQRTHTGERPYSCDECGKRFTQSAHLTVHQRTHTGEQPYSCDQCGKHFALPGNLTVHKRTHTGEKPYSCDVCEDSFATWTALATHKRIHTGEKPYHCSDCGMSFTSSSDLRRHQRKHTGEKPYSCDQCGKSFIRSDSLAKHKKIHAGETQSVE, encoded by the exons ATGAGTTCACCAAGCTACTCTCCtcctgatgaagaggaggaggaggtctgctggacggagaaagagggTCTGTGGCTGAACGTTGTCGTGAAAGAGGAGAATCtagaggaggatgttacagtaacaaatgtagaggaagaggaggttgtcacagtaaaacaagaagtagaaggtgaggctgttacagtgaaagaagaagaggaagacgtttcagtgaaagaagaagaggaagacccGATcagagtgaaagaagaggaggatgtgactgtaaaagaagaggaggttgcagtttttggagtgaaggaggagaaagagggagagataactGTCATATTGGAAGAGGAGTCAGGAGATCTGATTAACACCG gagagagactgaactatcgtggatcctctggggagcctcaacaacctcatgaCGCTGAAGAGGCAGAGACAAGTTTCTCCAGATCAGAACTCCTCAAGAAACACCAGCAGAGACCACCAGGGAAGAAACCTAaccgctgctctgactgtgggaagagtttcacctCTTCTTCAGATCTTAAAATACACCAgagaatccacacaggagagaaaccttacagcTGCTCCGACTGTGCAAGGAGTTTTACTACACGTAGCCAGATGATATCTCAtcggagaacacacacaggagaaaaacctTTCAGTTGTGATcgatgtgggaagagttttgctcaGTCAGGCAACCTGACaattcaccagagaacacacacgggtgagaaaccttaccactgctctgactgtggaatgAGTTTTACTACCTCAGGTGGactgatatcacaccagagaacacatacaggagatcagtgtgggaagagttttccCGCCGCAAGGAACCTGAATCTAGTTcaccagagagaacacacagctgATCTGACTGTACACCAGAGAAGGTACACTGTAGAGAAACCATACCGTTGCTCAGACTGTGGGATGAGTTTTACTACATCAAGCGGactgatatcacaccagagaatccacactggagagaaactaTACCACTGCTCAGATTGTGGCATGAGTTTTGCTGGATTAGACAAACTGACTATACACCAGAggttacacacagagaggactTTTAGTTGCGATCAATGTGGGAAAAGCTTTGCCGCAGCAACAAACCTGACagttcaccagagaacacacacgggAGAGAGGCCTTATAGCTGCGAtgaatgtgggaagagattcactCAGTCGGCACACCTGACTGTACACCAGAGAACTCACACGGGAGAGCAGCCGTATAGCTGCGATCAATGTGGGAAACATTTTGCTTTGCCAGGAAACCTGACTGTACACAAGAGAACACACACCGGAGAGAAACCTTACAGCTGTGATGTATGTGAGGATAGTTTCGCCACCTGGACTGCCCTGGCTACACACAAACGAATCCACACGGGTGAGAAACCGTACCACTGCTCCGACTGTGGAATGAGCTTTACTTCCTCAAGCGACTTGAGAAGAcaccagagaaaacacacaggagagaagccttatagctgtgatcagtgtgggaagagctttatTCGATCAGACTCCCTGGCAAAACACAAGAAGATACATGCAGGAGAAACACAGAGTGTGGAATGA